The Vicia villosa cultivar HV-30 ecotype Madison, WI linkage group LG1, Vvil1.0, whole genome shotgun sequence genome includes a region encoding these proteins:
- the LOC131643965 gene encoding glycogen synthase kinase-3 homolog MsK-2-like: MMATAGVAPASGLRDVNASSVIAADRLPEEILGMRIKDDKEMEASVVDGSSTEAGHVIVTTIGGKNGQPKQTISYMAERAVGQGSFGIVFQAKCLETGETVAIKKVLQDKRYKNRELQTMRLLDHPNVVTLKHCFFSTTEKDELYLNLVLEFVPETVHRVIRHYSKMNQRMPLIYVKLYSYQICRALAYIHNCVGVSHRDIKPQNLLVNPHTHQLKLCDFGSAKVLVKGEPNISYICSRYYRAPELIFGATEYTTAIDIWSAGCVLGELLLGQPLFPGASGVDQLVEIIKVLGTPTREEIKCMNPNYTEFKFPQIKAHPWHKIFRKRMPPEAVDLVSRLLQYSPNLRSTALEALVHPFFDELRDPNTRLPNGRHLPPLFNFKANELKGVPAEMLVKLIPSHARKQSALFVS, translated from the exons ATGATGGCAACAGCGGGTGTAGCACCTGCTTCTGGATTAAGAGATGTGAATGCAAGTTCAGTAATTGCTGCTGATAGGTTACCTGAGGAGATTCTTGGCATGAGGATTAAGGATGACAAG GAAATGGAAGCAAGTGTGGTAGATGGAAGTAGTACTGAAGCAGGACATGTAATTGTCACTACCATTGGTGGTAAAAATGGTCAGCCAAAGCAG ACAATAAGTTACATGGCTGAGCGTGCGGTTGGACAAGGATCATTTGGCATAGTTTTTCAG GCAAAATGCTTGGAGACAGGTGAAACTGTGGCTATAAAGAAGGTTCTTCAAGACAAGAGGTACAAGAACCGGGAATTACAAACAATGCGCCTTTTGGACCACCCTAATGTTGTAACTTTGAAGCATTGTTTCTTTTCAACAACTGAAAAAGACGAGCTATATCTTAACTTGGTACTTGAGTTTGTTCCTGAGACTGTccatcgtgtgatcagacactaTAGCAAAATGAATCAGAGGATGCCATTGATATATGTAAAACTTTATTCTTACCAG ATATGTAGAGCACTAGCTTATATACATAACTGTGTTGGAGTGTCTCATAGGGACATAAAACCTCAAAATCTACTG GTCAATCCTCACACCCACCAGCTGAAGCTTTGTGACTTTGGAAGTGCAAAAGTCCTG GTCAAAGGTGAACCAAACATATCTTACATCTGTTCTAGATATTATCGAGCTCCCGAGCTTATCTTTGGCGCAACTGAGTACACCACGGCTATTGACATTTGGTCAGCTGGATGTGTACTTGGGGAACTTTTGCTTGGCCAG CCTCTCTTTCCTGGTGCGAGTGGAGTTGATCAGCTTGTTGAAATTATCAAG GTTTTAGGTACCCCAACAAGGGAAGAAATAAAGTGTATGAATCCTAATTACACCGAGTTCAAATTCCCACAAATCAAAGCTCATCCATGGCACAAG ATCTTTCGCAAGCGTATGCCACCTGAGGCTGTGGATCTCGTCTCAAGACTACTGCAATACTCTCCAAATCTTCGAAGCACAGCT TTGGAGGCTCTGGTTCATCCGTTCTTTGATGAATTGCGTGATCCAAATACCCGCCTACCAAATGGGCGTCATCTTCCTCCTTTATTTAACTTCAAAGCGAATG AGCTTAAGGGAGTGCCTGCCGAAATGCTGGTGAAGCTGATTCCTTCGCATGCAAGAAAGCAATCTGCCTTGTTTGTGTCATAG